In Populus trichocarpa isolate Nisqually-1 chromosome 7, P.trichocarpa_v4.1, whole genome shotgun sequence, the following proteins share a genomic window:
- the LOC7469567 gene encoding signaling peptide TAXIMIN 2, whose amino-acid sequence MGDCKPLGFLLGLPFALLALVLSIVGTVIWLIGTILSCLCPCCVCCAALANFAVDIVKLPVRILTWFIDQIPC is encoded by the exons ATGGGAGATTGCAAGCCATTAGGGTTTTTGTTAGGACTTCCCTTTGCGTTGCTTGCATTAGTTTTGTCCATTGTTGGTACAGTAATATGGCTCATTGG GACAATATTGAGTTGCTTGTGCCCATGTTGTGTATGCTGTGCAGCTCTGGCCAATTTTGCAGTGGATATTGTGAAGCTTCCTGTTAGGATACTTACATGGTTCATTGATCAAATCCCTTGttaa
- the LOC7459968 gene encoding uncharacterized protein LOC7459968 has protein sequence MGVDYYKILQVDKTAKDDDLKKAYRKLAMKWHPDKNPNNKKEAEAKFKQISEAYEVLSDPQKRAVYDQYGEEGLKGQVPPPGAGGAGPGGASFFSTGDGPTTFRFNPRNADDIFAEFFGSSGPFGGMGGGSGGMRGTRFPGGMFGDAIFSSFGEGGGGSMHQSVPRKAPPIEKRLLCSLEELYKGATKRMKISRDIVDASGKTIQVEEILTIDIKPGWKKGTKITFPEKGNEQPNSKPADLVFIIDEKPHPVFTRDGNDLIVTQKIPLAEALTGYTVHLTTLDGRNLTIPINTVIDPNYEEVVPREGMPIQKDPTKRGNLRIKFNIKFPTRFTAGQKAGIKKLLG, from the exons ATGGGAGTGGATTACTACAAGATATTACAAGTTGATAAGACTGCTAAAGatgatgatttgaaaaaagCTTATAGGAAATTAGCCATGAAGTGGCATCCTGATAAGAacccaaataacaaaaaagaagctGAAGCAAAGTTCAAGCAAATTTCTGAAGCTTATGAG GTCCTTAGTGATCCACAAAAAAGAGCAGTGTACGACCAATATGGTGAAGAGGGTCTAAAGGGGCAAGTACCACCACCTGGTGCTGGTGGTGCTGGTCCTGGTGGAGCTTCATTCTTCTCCACAGGAGATGGGCCTACAACATTTCGGTTCAATCCCCGCAACGCTGATGATATTTTTGCTGAATTTTTCGGGTCTTCAGGTCCATTTGGAGGGATGGGAGGTGGCAGTGGAGGCATGAGAGGGACAAGGTTCCCAGGTGGGATGTTTGGTGATGCTATCTTTAGTTCTTTTGGTGAAGGAGGTGGAGGGTCAATGCATCAAAGTGTTCCTAGAAAAGCTCCTCCAATTGAGAAAAGGCTGCTTTGTAGTCTTGAGGAGCTTTACAAGGGGGCTaccaaaagaatgaagatatcTAGGGACATTGTCGATGCAAGTGG CAAGACCATACAAGTGGAGGAGATTCTAACCATTGACATAAAGCCTGGTTGGAAGAAGGGCACAAAGATCACCTTCCCTGAGAAAGGGAATGAGCAGCCGAATTCAAAACCAGCAGATCTAGTTttcattattgatgaaaaaccTCACCCTGTGTTCACTCGTGATGGAAACGACTTGATTGTCACACAGAAGATTCCCTTAGCTGAAGCCTTGACAGGTTACACTGTCCATCTCACCACCTTGGATGGAAGGAATTTGACCATTCCGATCAACACCGTGATTGATCCAAACTATGAGGAGGTTGTCCCACGGGAAGGGATGCCAATCCAAAAGGACCCAACAAAGAGAGGAAATCTGAGGATCAAGTTCAACATCAAGTTTCCAACAAGGTTCACTGCAGGGCAGAAGGCAGGAATCAAAAAACTCTTGGGCTGA